A single region of the Planctomycetia bacterium genome encodes:
- a CDS encoding amino acid permease, which yields MSSGSSNSVPERIPAGSAIPQRRLSLVDCTSIIVGIIIGSGIYESTPLVAGSLTADWQLPAIWILGGLFALVGSLCYAELATRSPVEGGDYAYLSEAFGRPVGFLFAWTQLWVIRPGSIGAMACVFASYAGMLFAPDALPGSVTPPQGTTSFLLYSCGSVFVLTSINALGVRLGATTQNILTAAKVLGLAAVILAGSLSPAFAPATDIAAQQATAPELAGSQTPSWSATLNSWSFAMIFVLFAYSGWNEMGCVAAEVREPRKNILRALLLGAAVVTVIYVGINMACAHVLGLAGMAQSDAVAAKTVAPLLGAWGGRAISLLICISALGSINGMIFTGARIYYAMGSRHRGLGCLAHWHARFGTPVSSLAVQMLITLALVAACGATAEEGSGRAAFQRLVMFMTPPFYLFLMLSSVAVIVLRRRAEREGSAAADPAAAFRMPLFPWPAIGLAAASAFMLYKGAMYVAGQYGDATRWGAWWVGATLASGLAYVAVERVRR from the coding sequence ATGTCTTCCGGTTCGTCGAATTCGGTGCCGGAGCGCATTCCCGCAGGTTCCGCTATTCCGCAGCGTCGCCTGTCGCTCGTCGATTGCACTTCGATCATCGTCGGCATCATCATCGGCTCGGGCATCTACGAGTCGACGCCGCTCGTGGCCGGTTCGCTCACGGCCGATTGGCAGTTGCCGGCCATCTGGATTCTCGGCGGCTTGTTTGCGCTCGTCGGTTCGCTTTGCTACGCCGAGCTCGCCACCCGTTCGCCGGTCGAAGGGGGAGACTACGCTTATCTCAGCGAAGCGTTCGGCCGGCCGGTCGGGTTTCTCTTCGCATGGACGCAGCTCTGGGTGATTCGTCCCGGCTCGATCGGCGCGATGGCGTGCGTGTTCGCTTCGTATGCCGGAATGCTGTTCGCCCCCGATGCGTTGCCGGGCAGCGTCACGCCGCCTCAGGGAACCACGTCGTTTCTGCTCTATAGCTGCGGATCGGTCTTCGTGCTGACGTCGATCAATGCGCTCGGCGTCCGGCTCGGCGCAACGACGCAAAACATCCTCACCGCCGCAAAGGTGCTCGGGCTCGCGGCGGTGATTCTAGCCGGATCGCTCTCGCCCGCATTCGCTCCGGCAACCGATATCGCGGCGCAACAAGCAACCGCTCCAGAGCTTGCGGGTTCGCAAACACCAAGCTGGAGCGCCACGCTCAACTCCTGGTCGTTCGCGATGATCTTCGTCCTCTTCGCCTACAGCGGTTGGAACGAGATGGGCTGCGTGGCCGCGGAGGTGCGCGAGCCGCGAAAGAATATCTTGCGTGCGCTGTTGCTGGGGGCGGCGGTCGTCACCGTGATCTATGTCGGCATCAACATGGCCTGTGCGCATGTCCTCGGCTTGGCAGGGATGGCGCAAAGCGATGCCGTGGCGGCGAAAACCGTGGCGCCGCTACTGGGTGCGTGGGGAGGCCGGGCGATCAGCTTGCTCATCTGCATCTCGGCCTTGGGGTCCATCAACGGCATGATCTTCACCGGCGCGCGCATCTACTACGCAATGGGAAGTCGACACCGAGGGCTCGGCTGCTTGGCGCATTGGCATGCCCGCTTCGGCACGCCCGTCTCGTCGCTCGCAGTGCAGATGCTCATCACGCTCGCACTCGTCGCGGCGTGCGGAGCGACGGCGGAGGAAGGTTCCGGTCGTGCAGCGTTTCAACGTTTGGTCATGTTCATGACGCCGCCGTTTTATCTCTTCCTGATGCTCAGCTCAGTCGCCGTCATCGTCTTGCGCCGGCGCGCGGAACGAGAGGGCAGCGCTGCCGCCGATCCTGCGGCGGCGTTTCGCATGCCGCTGTTTCCTTGGCCGGCGATCGGGCTCGCCGCCGCTTCGGCGTTCATGCTCTACAAAGGGGCGATGTACGTCGCCGGCCAGTACGGCGACGCGACTCGTTGGGGAGCCTGGTGGGTCGGCGCGACGCTGGCGAGCGGATTGGCTTACGTCGCGGTCGAGCGAGTGCGAAGATAA
- a CDS encoding (2Fe-2S) ferredoxin domain-containing protein, whose amino-acid sequence MPPFTCHLFVCCNRREPGHARGCCDPDGNGALRNALKAEMKKRGLGPTVRVNEAGCLDQCEFGPTLVIYPQQIWYGNLTPADIPRIVDETLVAGRVIPELQIPDECLNSKGKIPWNRGLG is encoded by the coding sequence ATGCCGCCGTTCACTTGCCATCTGTTCGTCTGCTGCAATCGGCGCGAGCCCGGGCACGCGCGCGGATGTTGCGACCCGGACGGAAACGGAGCGCTGCGGAACGCGTTGAAGGCCGAGATGAAGAAGCGAGGGCTCGGCCCGACGGTGCGCGTCAACGAAGCCGGCTGCCTCGATCAATGCGAGTTCGGCCCGACGCTCGTCATCTACCCGCAGCAGATCTGGTACGGCAACCTCACGCCGGCCGATATCCCGCGGATCGTCGACGAAACGCTGGTCGCAGGTCGGGTCATTCCGGAGCTGCAAATTCCCGACGAATGCTTGAATTCCAAGGGAAAGATCCCGTGGAACCGCGGGCTGGGATGA
- a CDS encoding AAA family ATPase, with protein sequence MPAGTLNRKTSPATLAPRCLVRTPSHEEASARLQFVVEHGSRLGLLLGESGSGKTTLLESFHEELRGAGCLTAVVNVAGLEAQELLWSIAVKLRTPVEKEWNLFQLWRALNDRFTELRFLREQAVVLVDDAGLASTDVLMQIYRLAQSEPASEARLSIILGTTRAALPRIGRHLLELVDLKIELPAWSVAEARALVEATAGTGRAVRFSTTAMERLHRLSGGMPRMIVRLADLARLAAAADGGDTVDAETVEGVYDELSLHAAAS encoded by the coding sequence ATGCCTGCCGGCACCTTGAATCGCAAGACTTCCCCTGCCACGCTCGCTCCGCGCTGCTTGGTTCGTACCCCTTCGCACGAAGAAGCTTCCGCGCGGTTGCAATTCGTCGTCGAGCATGGTTCGCGACTGGGCTTGTTGTTGGGAGAATCGGGCAGCGGCAAGACGACGTTGCTCGAAAGCTTTCACGAAGAGCTGCGCGGTGCGGGCTGCCTGACGGCCGTCGTCAACGTCGCAGGACTCGAAGCGCAAGAGCTGCTCTGGTCGATCGCCGTGAAGCTGCGCACGCCGGTCGAAAAGGAATGGAACCTGTTTCAACTTTGGCGGGCCTTGAACGATCGGTTCACGGAACTACGCTTTCTGCGCGAGCAAGCCGTCGTGCTCGTCGATGATGCGGGCCTAGCCTCGACCGACGTGTTGATGCAGATCTATCGCCTGGCGCAAAGCGAGCCGGCGAGCGAGGCCCGCCTGTCGATTATTCTCGGCACGACGCGCGCTGCGCTACCGCGCATCGGCCGGCATCTGCTGGAACTCGTCGATTTGAAGATCGAGTTGCCGGCCTGGAGCGTGGCGGAGGCGCGAGCCTTGGTCGAGGCGACTGCGGGCACCGGCCGAGCGGTGCGCTTTTCGACGACCGCGATGGAACGCTTGCACCGGCTCTCAGGAGGGATGCCGCGAATGATCGTGCGGCTGGCCGATCTCGCGCGCCTGGCAGCGGCCGCCGACGGCGGCGACACGGTCGATGCGGAAACGGTCGAAGGTGTCTACGACGAGCTGAGCCTGCACGCGGCGGCGAGCTAG
- a CDS encoding 16S rRNA (uracil(1498)-N(3))-methyltransferase, with protein sequence MTQRYYVETPITGDEASVVDAEAHHLAHVMRVKVGAEVTLFDGSGFEFLAEVTKVGRSEVRLAIRSRAVVDRELRREITLASALPRGDRQKWLIEKGTELGVRRFVPLRTQRAVVQPDDGACTRLRRAVVEASKQCRRNVLMEIAPAADVATFVTAADRSALRVLGKPESARSLTELARAPLSVSTKIVLLVGPEGGFTEEEEAAALSAGWEGINLGPRILRIETAAALLCGWAALTEPS encoded by the coding sequence ATGACCCAGCGCTACTACGTCGAAACGCCGATCACCGGCGACGAGGCTTCCGTCGTCGATGCCGAAGCGCATCATTTGGCGCACGTGATGCGCGTGAAGGTCGGAGCCGAAGTGACGTTGTTCGATGGTTCCGGCTTCGAGTTTCTGGCAGAAGTGACGAAAGTCGGCCGGAGCGAAGTGCGGCTTGCGATTCGCTCGCGCGCCGTGGTCGATCGCGAATTGCGGCGCGAGATCACGCTCGCCTCGGCGTTGCCGCGCGGCGATCGCCAGAAGTGGCTGATCGAAAAGGGAACCGAGCTCGGCGTCCGCCGCTTCGTGCCGCTGCGCACGCAGCGGGCTGTCGTGCAGCCCGATGACGGAGCTTGTACGCGTCTGCGCCGGGCCGTCGTCGAGGCCAGCAAACAATGCCGGCGCAACGTATTGATGGAGATCGCGCCGGCGGCCGACGTCGCAACGTTCGTGACCGCGGCCGATCGGTCGGCTCTCCGCGTGCTCGGCAAGCCGGAATCGGCACGCTCGTTGACGGAACTCGCCCGCGCGCCGCTCTCGGTATCGACGAAGATCGTGTTGCTCGTCGGCCCGGAAGGGGGCTTTACGGAGGAAGAAGAAGCTGCGGCGCTCTCCGCCGGCTGGGAAGGGATCAACCTCGGTCCTCGTATTCTTCGCATCGAAACGGCCGCGGCGCTCCTCTGCGGTTGGGCCGCGTTGACGGAGCCGTCGTAG
- a CDS encoding RNA methyltransferase produces the protein MPLIRIAELDADRRLDPYRALKQTNDTARRGLFIAEGDKLVRRLLGSSLRTESVLLSEAYVAELSSILPERLPAFVVPDDALRALVGYDFHRGILACGVRPAPLELDTLVSSWNIDDRRRTLVVCPDVQDPENLGSIVRIAAGFGIDGILLGPRSADPFSRRVQRVSMGNVYGMPITQLDDIAGAIVRLRRAYGVESWATVLDAEAETLGTRARPTRLAIVFGSEGHGIPADVVAACDRKVIVPMQAGVDSLNVAVAAGIFLYELSKPAA, from the coding sequence ATGCCGCTCATTCGCATCGCCGAACTCGACGCCGATCGCCGACTTGACCCGTATCGCGCATTGAAGCAGACCAACGACACGGCACGTCGCGGGCTGTTCATCGCCGAAGGAGATAAGCTCGTTCGTCGGCTGCTCGGGAGTTCGCTCCGGACGGAATCGGTCTTGTTGAGCGAAGCCTACGTTGCGGAGCTGTCGTCGATCCTGCCCGAGCGCTTGCCGGCGTTCGTCGTGCCGGACGATGCGCTGCGAGCGCTCGTCGGCTACGACTTTCACCGCGGGATCTTAGCCTGCGGCGTTCGGCCTGCGCCGCTCGAACTCGACACGCTCGTTTCGTCTTGGAACATCGACGACCGGCGGCGCACGCTTGTCGTCTGCCCCGACGTGCAAGACCCTGAAAACCTCGGCTCGATCGTTCGCATCGCGGCCGGATTCGGTATCGATGGCATCCTCCTCGGGCCGCGCTCGGCCGATCCCTTTTCGCGCCGCGTGCAACGCGTGTCGATGGGGAACGTCTATGGGATGCCGATCACGCAACTCGACGATATCGCCGGCGCGATCGTGCGCTTGCGCAGGGCGTATGGAGTGGAGTCGTGGGCCACGGTGCTGGATGCCGAAGCGGAGACCTTGGGGACGCGTGCGCGGCCTACGCGGCTGGCAATCGTCTTCGGCAGCGAAGGGCATGGTATCCCGGCCGACGTCGTGGCGGCTTGCGATCGCAAGGTGATCGTGCCGATGCAGGCCGGAGTCGATTCGCTCAACGTGGCGGTGGCCGCCGGGATCTTTTTGTATGAGCTCTCGAAGCCGGCGGCGTAG
- a CDS encoding DUF1501 domain-containing protein, with product MSAKESANMRFSRRELLARSSTGFGLTALAGLLAQDAKTVHAAADVAAPQTRAKHVIFCFMSGGVSHLDSFDHKPRLERDAGKPMPVPVHRTMFNNNGNIMPAQWKFKQRGKSGLEVSELFPYIAECADDLAVVRSMTSKFSEHAQANYFTHSGFGLAGYPSAGAWTTYGLGSENRDLPGYVVLQSGNCTTPHGGVANFSSGFLPAQHQASIFKADAGEALRNVTPREPDDLQRKRLAFIRSADQRFSADTKADAAVEAAVRNYETAYRMQSAVPELCDISGETAATRTAYGLDSPDAEKAAYARQCLTARRLVERGVRFIELSCCNKSIGAGNAANPWDQHGKIKEGHGAMAFSVDQPIAALLRDLKQRGLLAETLIVWAGEFGRTPFSQGSDGRDHNPYGYSIWLAGGGAKGGTVYGATDELGYHAVENPTTVYDLWATVLHLMGVDHEALTYRFGGRDYRLTDVHGRVLHDIIA from the coding sequence ATGTCCGCTAAAGAATCCGCCAACATGCGATTTTCGCGGCGCGAGCTTCTCGCGCGCTCGTCGACCGGCTTCGGGCTCACGGCGCTCGCGGGCCTGCTCGCACAAGATGCCAAGACCGTACACGCTGCCGCAGACGTCGCCGCTCCGCAGACGCGCGCGAAGCATGTGATCTTCTGCTTCATGTCGGGCGGGGTTTCGCATCTCGACTCGTTCGACCACAAACCCCGGCTCGAGCGCGACGCGGGGAAGCCGATGCCGGTGCCGGTTCATCGGACGATGTTCAACAACAACGGCAACATCATGCCGGCGCAGTGGAAGTTTAAGCAGCGCGGCAAGAGCGGCCTGGAAGTGAGCGAGCTCTTTCCGTACATCGCCGAATGCGCCGACGACCTCGCAGTCGTCCGCTCGATGACGTCGAAATTCAGCGAACATGCGCAGGCGAACTACTTCACGCACTCCGGCTTCGGTCTCGCCGGCTACCCCAGCGCAGGAGCTTGGACGACCTACGGCCTCGGTTCCGAAAACCGAGATCTGCCGGGCTACGTCGTCTTGCAAAGCGGCAATTGCACGACGCCGCACGGAGGGGTCGCGAACTTCAGTTCCGGCTTCCTGCCGGCGCAGCATCAAGCTTCGATCTTCAAGGCCGACGCCGGCGAAGCGCTTCGCAACGTCACGCCGCGCGAGCCGGACGACCTACAGCGCAAGCGGCTCGCGTTCATTCGCTCGGCCGATCAGCGTTTCTCCGCCGACACGAAGGCCGATGCCGCGGTCGAGGCGGCCGTGCGCAACTATGAAACCGCGTATCGCATGCAGTCGGCCGTACCGGAACTGTGCGACATCTCGGGCGAAACGGCTGCCACGCGCACCGCCTACGGCCTCGACTCGCCCGACGCCGAGAAAGCCGCCTACGCGCGGCAATGCCTTACGGCGCGCCGGCTCGTCGAGCGCGGCGTACGGTTCATCGAGCTGAGCTGCTGCAACAAAAGCATCGGCGCCGGAAACGCCGCCAACCCTTGGGACCAGCACGGCAAGATCAAAGAAGGGCACGGCGCAATGGCCTTCTCGGTCGATCAGCCGATCGCTGCGCTCTTGCGCGACCTCAAGCAACGGGGCCTCTTGGCGGAAACGCTGATCGTCTGGGCCGGCGAGTTCGGGCGAACTCCGTTCTCGCAAGGTTCCGACGGCCGCGACCACAACCCCTACGGCTATAGCATCTGGCTGGCCGGCGGGGGGGCGAAAGGGGGCACCGTCTACGGCGCAACCGATGAGCTCGGCTATCACGCGGTCGAAAATCCGACGACCGTCTACGACCTCTGGGCGACCGTGCTGCATCTGATGGGCGTCGACCACGAAGCGCTCACCTACCGCTTCGGCGGCCGCGACTATCGCCTGACGGATGTCCACGGCCGAGTGCTGCACGACATCATCGCCTAG
- a CDS encoding PSD1 and planctomycete cytochrome C domain-containing protein, giving the protein MRPLLAKHCFECHGPKKEHNGLRLDSRARMIQGGDDGPAIVPGHPEKSLLIAAVKHESYEMPPEPAAKLSGPQIAALEKWIKLGAPWPMNAADLAAAPKSIADRARDFWGFKPVANPPVPNVKHGDWSSHGVDRFLAKRWEAAGLEPASDADPSTLIRRVSFVLTGLPPTPEETEAFVRACSTDKPEAAYVALVDRLLASPRFGEHWARHWMDWVRYCETHGSEGDPVIPEAWRYRDYLIRALNADVPYDQLVREHLAGDLLSPPRVDAQRGMNESTLGTAQLRMVEHGFQPVDPSDDLVKLTDNQIDVVMKTFQALTVTCARCHDHKFDAISQADFYALYPLFTASRPAQVQLDLPERLHRHDAALRALKTKLRAVVAEAWLASLDGLPARMAALPEPTPAESKKQPGVAVPPAPPVAPSPPVAPSPPVAPSQKVVDEAAKRFDHVLNPWIQLRAQTADDAQAWQASWKQVAYKIGTELKHRVNQRDTETVRAMRLDEREYAGWSKTGAGAPVAPFAAGMFAVAPAGSALIQGVYPAGVYTHELSMKHGAILSSPKFKLEGEALGVRVVGGRFAQVRLVVENYPLSRGGIYGQTALPHTEAPQWVHWDTTYWKGFEAYVELETFDDATIISGGAPKDAQRPSDGRSFIGITDIVERRSRGFTEVLDPRIASAAIVVDPPAQSADELAKRYQAATRAAIEAWRSGQASDEQAELLNVLLQAELLPNSEAPSGPMSLGPEAMALVAEYRKLEAEIPKATRAPGVVESAGFDQPLMTRGDHRKLAETIPRRYLEGLGGPSLKSAGSGRLQLAEQLSSPQNPLTARVAVNRLWHYVFGRGIVATVDNFGALGTPPTHPELLDHLATKLVDEGWSLKRSLRYLVLSRTFRLASAPSEAAKKHDPTNLLLSHARVRRLDAEAIRDALIMTAGRLKHDEAEGPSFAPGDPPPKQTRRSVFIAIRRNSLPPFLETFDAPKPFTTLGARDVTNTPSQALTMLNDTLVIELAKFWATSLLETKYPSDDEPARVRRMYVAAFSREPTAAELAAAKGFLAELAVLHQVRPEDRLRSEKIWQDFAHALFNMKEFIYVR; this is encoded by the coding sequence GTGCGGCCTTTGTTGGCGAAGCATTGCTTCGAATGCCACGGACCGAAGAAGGAACACAACGGCCTCCGGCTCGACTCGCGCGCACGGATGATTCAAGGAGGAGACGACGGACCGGCGATCGTGCCGGGCCATCCCGAGAAGAGCTTGCTCATCGCGGCCGTGAAGCATGAAAGCTACGAGATGCCGCCGGAGCCCGCCGCAAAACTGAGCGGGCCGCAGATCGCCGCGCTCGAAAAATGGATCAAGCTCGGCGCGCCATGGCCGATGAACGCCGCCGATCTCGCCGCCGCGCCGAAGTCGATCGCCGATCGGGCTCGCGACTTCTGGGGGTTCAAGCCGGTGGCGAACCCGCCGGTGCCGAACGTCAAGCACGGTGATTGGTCGTCGCACGGGGTCGATCGGTTTCTGGCGAAGCGTTGGGAAGCGGCCGGGCTCGAGCCCGCCTCGGATGCCGATCCGTCGACGCTCATTCGCCGCGTGAGCTTCGTCCTCACCGGCTTACCGCCGACTCCTGAGGAAACGGAAGCGTTCGTGCGCGCATGTTCGACCGACAAGCCGGAAGCGGCTTATGTTGCGCTCGTCGATCGGCTCCTCGCGTCTCCGCGATTCGGCGAACATTGGGCGCGGCATTGGATGGATTGGGTTCGGTACTGCGAAACGCACGGTAGCGAAGGGGATCCCGTCATTCCCGAGGCTTGGCGCTATCGCGATTATCTGATTCGCGCGCTCAATGCCGATGTGCCGTACGACCAACTCGTGCGCGAACATCTCGCCGGCGACTTGCTCTCGCCGCCGCGCGTCGATGCCCAGCGCGGCATGAACGAATCGACGCTCGGCACGGCCCAGCTGCGGATGGTCGAACACGGCTTCCAACCGGTCGACCCGAGCGACGACTTAGTGAAGCTGACCGACAACCAGATCGATGTCGTGATGAAGACGTTCCAAGCGCTGACGGTGACTTGTGCCCGTTGCCACGACCATAAGTTCGACGCGATCTCGCAAGCCGACTTCTATGCCCTGTATCCATTGTTCACGGCTTCGCGGCCGGCACAGGTGCAGCTCGATCTCCCGGAACGCCTGCATCGGCACGATGCCGCACTGCGCGCACTCAAAACCAAGCTGCGCGCCGTCGTCGCCGAAGCGTGGCTCGCCTCGCTCGACGGGCTGCCCGCGAGAATGGCCGCGCTGCCGGAGCCGACCCCTGCGGAATCGAAAAAGCAACCAGGCGTCGCGGTTCCGCCGGCGCCGCCGGTAGCGCCTTCGCCTCCGGTAGCGCCTTCGCCTCCGGTAGCGCCGTCGCAGAAGGTCGTCGACGAGGCGGCCAAGCGATTCGATCACGTGCTGAATCCCTGGATTCAATTGCGAGCCCAAACAGCCGACGACGCCCAGGCTTGGCAAGCCTCTTGGAAGCAAGTCGCGTATAAGATCGGCACCGAACTCAAGCATCGCGTGAACCAACGCGACACCGAAACGGTCCGCGCGATGCGCCTCGACGAGCGTGAGTACGCCGGTTGGTCGAAGACGGGAGCCGGCGCCCCCGTCGCACCGTTCGCAGCCGGAATGTTCGCCGTCGCTCCGGCAGGTTCGGCGCTGATTCAAGGTGTCTATCCCGCCGGCGTCTATACGCACGAGCTCTCGATGAAGCACGGCGCGATCCTCTCGTCGCCGAAGTTTAAGCTCGAAGGAGAAGCGCTCGGCGTGCGGGTCGTCGGAGGCCGGTTCGCGCAGGTGCGGCTGGTCGTCGAGAACTATCCTCTTTCGCGCGGCGGCATTTATGGGCAAACCGCCCTGCCCCACACCGAAGCACCGCAATGGGTTCATTGGGATACGACTTACTGGAAGGGCTTCGAGGCCTACGTCGAGCTCGAAACGTTCGACGATGCCACGATCATCTCAGGCGGCGCCCCGAAAGATGCGCAGCGCCCCTCCGACGGCCGGTCGTTCATCGGCATCACCGACATCGTCGAACGTCGCTCGCGAGGGTTCACCGAAGTGCTCGACCCGCGCATCGCTTCGGCAGCGATCGTCGTCGACCCGCCGGCGCAATCGGCCGATGAACTAGCCAAGCGTTATCAAGCGGCGACCCGCGCGGCGATCGAAGCATGGCGCAGCGGCCAGGCCTCGGACGAGCAAGCGGAGTTGCTCAACGTCTTATTGCAAGCCGAGCTATTGCCCAACTCGGAAGCTCCCTCCGGCCCGATGTCGCTGGGGCCCGAGGCCATGGCCCTTGTGGCCGAGTATCGCAAACTCGAAGCGGAGATCCCTAAAGCGACGCGCGCGCCTGGAGTCGTCGAGAGCGCCGGCTTCGATCAACCGCTCATGACGCGCGGCGACCATCGCAAGCTTGCCGAAACGATACCGCGGCGCTACCTGGAAGGACTCGGCGGCCCTTCCTTGAAAAGCGCGGGAAGCGGCCGGCTGCAACTCGCCGAGCAACTCTCTTCGCCGCAGAATCCATTGACGGCGCGCGTCGCCGTGAATCGGCTCTGGCACTATGTTTTCGGCCGGGGCATCGTGGCGACGGTCGATAACTTCGGCGCGCTAGGCACTCCGCCGACACATCCGGAACTGCTCGATCACTTGGCGACGAAGCTCGTCGACGAGGGTTGGTCGCTCAAGCGCTCGCTGCGCTATCTCGTTCTGTCGCGGACCTTCCGGCTGGCGAGCGCGCCGAGCGAGGCCGCGAAGAAACACGATCCGACGAACCTGCTGCTCTCGCATGCCCGCGTGAGACGGCTCGATGCGGAAGCGATTCGCGATGCGCTCATCATGACCGCGGGCCGGCTGAAGCACGACGAAGCCGAAGGGCCGAGTTTCGCACCCGGCGATCCGCCGCCCAAGCAAACGCGGCGCAGCGTCTTCATCGCGATTCGTCGCAACAGCTTGCCGCCGTTTCTCGAAACCTTCGACGCGCCGAAGCCCTTTACCACGCTCGGCGCGCGAGACGTCACGAATACTCCGAGCCAAGCCCTGACGATGCTCAACGACACGCTCGTGATCGAGCTCGCGAAGTTCTGGGCGACGTCGCTACTCGAGACGAAATATCCAAGCGACGACGAACCGGCGCGCGTGCGCCGCATGTACGTCGCCGCTTTCTCGCGCGAGCCGACTGCCGCCGAGCTCGCGGCGGCGAAAGGGTTTCTCGCAGAGTTGGCCGTGCTCCATCAGGTTAGGCCGGAAGATCGCCTCCGCAGCGAAAAGATTTGGCAAGACTTCGCGCATGCTCTCTTCAACATGAAGGAGTTTATCTATGTCCGCTAA
- a CDS encoding DUF3500 domain-containing protein — protein MDRKTPAGVPRRDFLSTAAGGAAAVAGLGPLWAIAKDTVAETATKKVVAAPESLVKTLFETLTEKQKKEICFAWDHQDSKRGLLRTFVANNWQITRPFLIDHKETFYTDDQRALVRSIFEGLITPEWQPKIDKQLEDDAGGFGHEQSIAIFGTPGEGKYEFVMTGRHMTLRCDGNSSDHVAFGGPIFYGHAAEDFNESAAHTGNVFWPQALAANKLYQMLDGKQQKTALLPKVPREQSVGFRGPSELPGLRVEDMSPDQKEHMQKVLALLVEPYRTSDKDEALAALKAQGGLDKCTLSFYQEGDLGNDKVWDNWRLEGPAFVWHFRGTPHVHVWVNVADDPSVKLNA, from the coding sequence ATGGACCGCAAAACGCCCGCAGGGGTGCCTCGCCGCGACTTTCTTTCCACCGCCGCCGGGGGCGCCGCTGCCGTCGCAGGGCTCGGGCCGTTGTGGGCCATCGCGAAAGATACCGTCGCCGAAACCGCGACGAAGAAGGTCGTTGCGGCACCCGAGTCGCTGGTGAAGACCCTCTTCGAGACCCTCACCGAAAAGCAAAAGAAAGAAATTTGCTTCGCGTGGGACCATCAAGACTCGAAGCGCGGCTTGCTGCGCACGTTCGTCGCCAACAACTGGCAAATCACTCGGCCGTTCTTGATCGACCATAAGGAAACGTTTTACACCGATGACCAACGAGCGCTGGTGCGCAGCATCTTCGAGGGCTTGATTACGCCCGAATGGCAACCGAAGATCGACAAGCAATTGGAAGACGATGCCGGCGGCTTCGGCCATGAGCAGAGCATCGCCATCTTCGGCACGCCGGGCGAAGGAAAGTACGAGTTCGTGATGACCGGCCGGCACATGACGTTGCGTTGCGACGGCAACTCGTCCGACCACGTCGCGTTCGGCGGCCCGATCTTCTACGGCCACGCGGCGGAAGACTTCAACGAAAGCGCCGCGCACACGGGGAACGTCTTCTGGCCTCAAGCCTTGGCGGCGAACAAGCTCTATCAGATGCTCGACGGCAAGCAACAAAAGACGGCGCTCTTGCCGAAGGTTCCGCGCGAGCAGTCGGTCGGCTTCCGCGGACCTTCCGAGTTGCCCGGTCTGCGCGTGGAAGACATGTCGCCCGACCAAAAGGAGCACATGCAGAAGGTGCTCGCGCTCTTAGTGGAACCGTACCGCACGAGCGATAAGGACGAAGCCCTTGCGGCGCTCAAGGCCCAAGGGGGCTTGGATAAATGCACGCTGTCGTTCTACCAAGAAGGGGACCTCGGCAACGACAAGGTCTGGGACAACTGGCGCTTGGAAGGCCCCGCCTTCGTCTGGCACTTCCGCGGTACCCCGCACGTGCACGTGTGGGTGAACGTGGCCGACGATCCGAGCGTGAAGCTGAACGCGTAG
- a CDS encoding cysteine hydrolase, with amino-acid sequence MKRALLVIDVQNEYFTGALPITHPVGHLGQILRVMDGAAGKLPTVVIQHHFAGNDKPFFIRGTHGWELHDEVKSRPHDVLVEKTMPGSFTGTELEAWLRKRAIDTVAIAGYMTHMCCDTTAREAVHRGFNVEFLSDATGTLPLSNSAGSVTAEELQRAILCAQQMLLSEVVSTKDWLARL; translated from the coding sequence ATGAAGCGTGCATTACTCGTAATCGACGTTCAAAACGAATACTTCACCGGGGCCTTGCCGATCACGCATCCGGTCGGGCATTTGGGGCAGATTTTACGCGTCATGGATGGCGCTGCCGGGAAGTTGCCGACGGTCGTCATCCAGCATCATTTTGCCGGCAACGACAAGCCCTTCTTCATTCGCGGCACCCACGGTTGGGAGTTGCATGACGAAGTGAAGTCGCGCCCGCACGACGTGCTCGTCGAGAAGACGATGCCCGGCAGTTTCACGGGCACCGAGCTGGAAGCCTGGTTGCGCAAGCGCGCGATCGACACCGTCGCGATCGCCGGCTACATGACGCACATGTGCTGCGACACCACGGCGCGCGAAGCCGTGCATCGGGGCTTCAACGTCGAGTTTCTGAGCGACGCGACGGGCACGCTGCCGCTCTCGAATTCGGCAGGCAGCGTCACGGCCGAAGAGCTGCAACGTGCGATTCTTTGCGCGCAGCAAATGCTCTTGAGCGAGGTCGTCTCGACCAAGGATTGGTTGGCGCGATTGTAA